A stretch of the Thiomicrorhabdus xiamenensis genome encodes the following:
- the prfA gene encoding peptide chain release factor 1 — MKESIRQKLENLVERLEELNHLISDPEIISDQKKFTALTREHAQLTPVVKTFTAYNATEGDIEEAKEMLQSGDADLEEMAKEELPDLKNQLEQLELELQKMLLPKDPRDDSNIFLEIRAGTGGDEAAIFAGDLFKMYSRYAESMKWQVEVINSNEGEHGGYKEIIARIIGGGAYSRLKFESGAHRVQRVPATETQGRVHTSAATVVIMAEAPEVEQVELNPADLKVDTFRASGAGGQHVNKTDSAIRITHLPTGTVVECQDERSQHKNRARAMSLLAARIMDAKQQAHDAEIAQERKSLVGTGDRSDRIRTYNYPQGRVTDHRINLTLYKLDEVMNGALNHVIDPLIQEHQAELLASLNSDT; from the coding sequence GTGAAAGAGTCGATTCGTCAAAAACTGGAAAACCTGGTTGAACGCCTTGAAGAACTGAACCACCTGATTTCCGATCCGGAGATCATCAGCGACCAGAAAAAGTTCACCGCACTGACTCGCGAACATGCGCAACTCACTCCGGTCGTGAAAACCTTCACCGCTTACAATGCAACCGAAGGCGACATTGAAGAAGCCAAAGAAATGCTTCAGTCCGGCGACGCCGATCTGGAAGAGATGGCCAAGGAAGAACTGCCAGATCTGAAAAATCAGTTGGAACAGCTGGAGCTGGAGCTGCAAAAAATGCTGCTTCCGAAAGATCCGCGCGACGACTCCAATATCTTTTTGGAAATTCGCGCCGGTACCGGTGGCGACGAAGCGGCAATTTTCGCCGGCGATCTTTTCAAGATGTACTCTCGCTATGCCGAATCCATGAAATGGCAGGTAGAGGTCATCAACTCCAACGAAGGTGAACACGGTGGCTACAAAGAGATCATCGCCCGCATCATCGGCGGCGGCGCCTATTCACGTCTGAAATTCGAATCCGGCGCGCACCGCGTACAGCGTGTTCCGGCGACCGAAACCCAGGGCCGCGTACACACCTCCGCTGCGACCGTGGTTATTATGGCCGAAGCCCCTGAAGTCGAACAGGTCGAGCTTAATCCTGCTGATCTTAAAGTTGATACTTTCCGCGCTTCCGGTGCCGGTGGACAGCACGTCAACAAAACCGATTCAGCCATCCGCATCACCCACCTTCCGACCGGAACCGTGGTCGAATGTCAGGACGAACGCTCGCAGCATAAAAACCGCGCCCGCGCCATGTCGCTTCTGGCCGCCCGCATTATGGATGCGAAACAACAGGCACACGATGCAGAAATCGCCCAGGAGCGCAAAAGTCTGGTCGGAACCGGCGATCGTTCAGACCGTATTCGAACCTATAACTACCCACAGGGACGAGTCACCGACCACCGTATCAACCTGACGCTGTACAAGCTGGATGAAGTAATGAACGGTGCCCTTAACCATGTTATCGACCCACTGATTCAGGAGCACCAGGCGGAACTGCTGGCAAGCCTGAACTCTGACACCTGA
- the prmC gene encoding peptide chain release factor N(5)-glutamine methyltransferase, with translation MPSDYTIQRALLEASEKLSACSFIDSPKLEAEILLGHLLGCRRSYFYTWPEKLLSAEEAEQFQALCKQRLSGQPIAHIIGSREFWGLELKVSADTLIPRPDTETLIETALELLSATPQALILDLGTGTGAIALALKSELPQADITAVDFSAAALGIAKENAKRLDLPVTFIQGSWCQPLTTEQRFHLIASNPPYIEEQDPHLQQGDVRFEPLSALTSGHDGLDDIRLIAEQAWAHLLDNGWLILEHGYNQAQAVQQILAQNGYQQIQTRCDYGGNQRITFGQKTERKKEVSDEHE, from the coding sequence ATGCCCTCCGATTACACCATTCAACGGGCTCTGCTTGAAGCGAGCGAAAAACTCTCTGCCTGCAGCTTTATCGACAGCCCGAAGCTGGAAGCAGAAATTCTTTTGGGCCACTTGCTTGGATGCCGTCGCAGCTACTTTTATACCTGGCCGGAAAAATTGCTTTCCGCTGAAGAAGCCGAACAGTTTCAGGCCTTGTGCAAGCAGCGCCTCTCTGGACAGCCAATCGCCCACATTATCGGAAGCAGAGAGTTCTGGGGCTTGGAACTCAAGGTATCCGCCGATACGCTGATCCCTCGCCCGGACACCGAAACACTGATCGAAACGGCGTTAGAACTGCTGTCAGCAACACCGCAAGCCCTCATTCTGGATCTCGGCACCGGAACCGGAGCCATCGCCCTTGCCTTGAAAAGCGAACTACCACAGGCCGATATCACCGCCGTCGACTTCTCGGCGGCAGCCCTCGGGATCGCCAAAGAAAACGCCAAACGCCTCGATTTACCGGTCACCTTTATACAGGGAAGCTGGTGCCAGCCACTGACAACAGAGCAGCGTTTCCACCTGATCGCCAGCAATCCGCCCTACATAGAAGAACAGGATCCGCATTTGCAGCAGGGAGATGTTCGCTTCGAACCCCTCAGCGCGCTGACATCGGGTCATGATGGACTGGACGACATCCGCCTGATAGCCGAACAGGCATGGGCGCATCTTCTGGATAACGGCTGGCTTATCCTGGAACACGGTTACAATCAGGCACAGGCGGTACAGCAAATCCTCGCACAAAACGGCTATCAGCAGATACAAACTCGCTGCGATTACGGCGGCAATCAACGGATTACCTTCGGACAAAAAACCGAACGCAAGAAAGAGGTAAGCGATGAACACGAATAA
- a CDS encoding HesA/MoeB/ThiF family protein, whose product MNTNKTELNDQELSRYSRQILMPEIDYAGQLTLAQSHAVIFGLGGLGSPASLYLAAAGIGKLTLVDFDEVDDSNLQRQIVHREANIGQAKVASAKSNLAQLNRHIEIETIARHMDEKEVNELVRQADVVLDCTDNFASRFALNRACYAEKKPLISGAAIRWEGQLSTYDFRNEDSPCYQCLYPEDNGQELTCSQNGVLSPVVGMVGSMQAIEVVKALLKLPTLTGKLMIIDAYSMMIRTLNLKKDPGCKHCAR is encoded by the coding sequence ATGAACACGAATAAAACGGAACTCAACGATCAGGAACTCTCCCGCTACAGTCGACAGATTCTTATGCCGGAGATCGACTATGCCGGCCAACTGACTCTGGCGCAATCGCACGCGGTTATCTTCGGACTGGGCGGGCTCGGTTCACCGGCCTCGCTGTATCTGGCGGCAGCCGGAATCGGCAAACTGACGCTTGTCGATTTCGACGAAGTCGACGACTCAAACTTACAACGTCAGATCGTACACAGGGAAGCCAATATCGGGCAGGCCAAGGTCGCATCGGCAAAAAGCAATCTGGCTCAGCTGAACCGACATATCGAGATCGAAACCATTGCCCGCCACATGGACGAAAAAGAGGTAAACGAACTGGTCCGCCAGGCGGATGTAGTTCTCGACTGTACCGACAATTTCGCATCGCGCTTCGCGCTCAATCGAGCCTGTTATGCCGAGAAAAAACCGTTGATTTCCGGTGCCGCCATCCGCTGGGAAGGACAGCTGAGCACCTACGATTTCCGCAATGAAGACTCTCCTTGCTATCAATGCCTCTATCCGGAAGATAACGGTCAGGAATTAACCTGTAGTCAGAACGGGGTGCTATCCCCTGTCGTCGGAATGGTTGGTTCGATGCAGGCGATAGAAGTGGTCAAAGCGCTACTGAAACTGCCGACCTTAACCGGAAAACTGATGATTATTGATGCCTACAGCATGATGATCCGCACCCTGAATCTGAAAAAAGATCCAGGCTGCAAGCACTGCGCCCGATAA
- a CDS encoding OmpA/MotB family protein has translation MSRRRDHDEGGAHGGSWKIALADLMTVLMVFFLVLWLISVVDPKDRQSFVNSMMGEPPIGAEVDDQKLLPPQESLINLEMKPPVSREEVEKALDNINPKDVDIEDTPEFTKITLRSDSFFESGRATISDNTREELEKLGETLGSREQDITITGFTDNIPISSILFPSNWELSAARAATVARTFIYMGVDPALVTIAGKGDNDPVAGNDTAYGRSLNRRVVIYVDKTTPKEEPTVNPYQPPQGNAFKAGRQ, from the coding sequence ATGTCGCGTCGCCGTGATCATGACGAAGGCGGGGCGCATGGTGGTTCCTGGAAAATCGCTCTGGCGGATCTGATGACCGTTCTGATGGTTTTCTTTCTGGTTCTGTGGCTGATTTCCGTTGTGGATCCGAAAGACCGTCAATCGTTTGTCAACAGCATGATGGGGGAGCCGCCGATCGGTGCTGAGGTCGACGATCAGAAACTGCTGCCGCCGCAGGAGTCATTGATTAATCTGGAAATGAAACCTCCGGTCTCAAGAGAGGAAGTGGAGAAGGCGCTGGATAATATCAATCCTAAAGATGTCGATATCGAGGATACGCCGGAATTCACCAAGATTACCCTGCGCTCGGACAGCTTTTTCGAGAGCGGGCGGGCGACGATCAGTGACAACACGCGTGAGGAGTTGGAGAAGCTGGGCGAAACGCTGGGATCACGTGAACAGGATATTACGATCACCGGTTTTACCGATAATATTCCGATCAGCAGTATCCTGTTTCCGTCCAACTGGGAGTTGTCTGCAGCGCGTGCTGCGACCGTGGCGCGAACCTTTATCTATATGGGGGTCGATCCTGCGCTGGTGACGATTGCCGGTAAAGGGGATAACGATCCGGTGGCCGGTAATGATACGGCCTACGGACGTTCACTGAACCGCCGCGTGGTAATTTATGTCGATAAGACCACGCCTAAGGAAGAGCCGACGGTCAATCCTTATCAGCCGCCGCAAGGCAACGCATTTAAAGCAGGGCGCCAGTAG
- a CDS encoding motility-associated protein: MFAKPFGILVIALSFFGGFILMGGSLSALWHPSELLVILGISLGAFLASTPVYVWARTLFFLGRYFSGERVTKQLYRETLGLLEDLARLSRSSGVLAVEKHIMNPDDSPIFAEYPRVLKHPDLKKFIIDNFNYLMLNPPATQSFGAHMENQIYSISQSMMEVPKAAGKVADWLPGFGIVAAVMGVILTMELLGGDMDVAKIGTAIGAALVGTLTGVFFAFAVVAPFVHAVEVMIRQDRTLFEMAAAFLEAYSNGVSPNLAIEIGRQIVPPEFAIPREEEE; this comes from the coding sequence ATGTTCGCAAAACCTTTTGGAATTTTAGTTATCGCCTTGAGCTTTTTCGGCGGCTTTATCTTGATGGGCGGGAGTTTGTCAGCTTTATGGCACCCGTCCGAGCTGTTGGTTATTCTCGGTATTTCACTGGGTGCATTTCTTGCATCGACTCCGGTTTATGTCTGGGCGCGGACGCTGTTTTTTCTGGGACGTTATTTTTCCGGGGAAAGAGTTACCAAGCAGTTGTACCGCGAAACTTTGGGTTTGTTGGAAGATCTTGCCCGCCTGTCGCGTAGCTCGGGGGTGCTGGCCGTTGAAAAACATATTATGAACCCCGACGACAGTCCGATCTTTGCCGAATATCCGCGAGTGCTCAAGCATCCCGATCTGAAAAAATTCATTATTGATAATTTCAATTACCTGATGCTGAATCCGCCTGCGACGCAGAGTTTCGGTGCGCATATGGAGAATCAGATCTACTCGATTTCTCAGTCGATGATGGAAGTGCCGAAGGCGGCCGGGAAGGTCGCTGATTGGTTGCCCGGCTTCGGGATCGTCGCGGCGGTTATGGGGGTCATTCTGACCATGGAACTGCTTGGCGGTGATATGGACGTGGCCAAGATCGGTACGGCAATCGGTGCCGCGCTGGTCGGAACCCTGACGGGTGTCTTTTTCGCTTTTGCGGTTGTCGCGCCTTTTGTGCATGCGGTTGAAGTCATGATTCGTCAGGATCGTACGCTGTTTGAAATGGCGGCGGCTTTCCTGGAAGCCTATTCGAACGGTGTCTCGCCGAACCTGGCAATTGAGATCGGACGGCAAATTGTGCCGCCTGAATTCGCCATTCCGAGAGAAGAGGAAGAATAA